Within the Armatimonadia bacterium genome, the region GCGGCGCTTCGGTCACCTCTCGGCGTGTCTCCTCGAGCTTCATTGGATGGGGCTCGTACCTGTGCATACTATCCTCCCGACTCTCCACGCCAAAGTGGCTTGGCCGTTGCCCCTGTCGTTGTCTCTCCCTCTCTCCACGGGTGGAGAGAGGGCCGGGGAGTGAGGTGCCGTGCCTTTGCCTTTCCCTTGCCATCCCTCGCCAAGTGTGGCACCATGCTGCAATTCCGCGCGGCGCAGTCGGGGCAGCGCGACCGACAGAACGGCCTCGCCTATGAGCTTACAGGAAATCCTGCTCCCCCTTCTCGCAATCACCTTCGGTGCGTCGGTGCTTCAGGGCGCTATCGGCTTCGGCTTTGGCCTGGTCGCCGTAGCAGCCCTCTCGCTGTTCCTGCCCGTGCGTGCCTGCACTCCCGTCGTCGCAATCCTCAATGCCCCCGTCATCGTGTACGTGTTCTGGAGCCTGCGGCGCTCGGTCGTCTGGTCGCGCCTGACTCCCGTCCTGATCGGCGTCCTCGTGGGCATCCCCTTTGGCGTCTTCGTCCTCAAGCTGTGGCCCAATGCACTCCTACTCCGCATCCTCGGTGTCATCCTGCTCTTCACAGCCTTCCGCACCATCAAGGGCGGTCGCAACGGCAACGGAGAGGACTGTGACGAAGCCCCCTTACGTCCCTGGCTCGACCGAATCGTCAGCGTCTCTGTCGGCGCAGCAAGTGGCGCCCTCGGTGGCGCCTTCAATACGGGTGGACCGCCGGTCATCGCCTGGGTCTACTCGCGCCCCTGGACCAAGGAGCAGCGCACCGCCACGGTACAGGCCGTCTTCTTCCTCAGCAGCTTCGCGCGCATCCTCACCATGGCCAGTGCCGGGCTCTACACACGCGATCTGGTCATGGCCGGTCTCATCGGAGTGCCTGTGGGCATCCTCGGCGCCCTGGCCGGTTATGCCATCTTCAAGCGTGTCCCTCGCCGGGCGCTGGAGATCATCACAGCCCTCTTCCTGGTCTTCATG harbors:
- a CDS encoding sulfite exporter TauE/SafE family protein, yielding MSLQEILLPLLAITFGASVLQGAIGFGFGLVAVAALSLFLPVRACTPVVAILNAPVIVYVFWSLRRSVVWSRLTPVLIGVLVGIPFGVFVLKLWPNALLLRILGVILLFTAFRTIKGGRNGNGEDCDEAPLRPWLDRIVSVSVGAASGALGGAFNTGGPPVIAWVYSRPWTKEQRTATVQAVFFLSSFARILTMASAGLYTRDLVMAGLIGVPVGILGALAGYAIFKRVPRRALEIITALFLVFMGLKLILAPGG